The Pedobacter roseus genome contains a region encoding:
- the mutL gene encoding DNA mismatch repair endonuclease MutL: MTDIIHLLPDAVANQIAAGEVVQRPASAVKELLENSIDAGADKIQLVVKDAGKALIQIIDNGCGMSVTDARMCFERHATSKVKKAEDLFAIRTMGFRGEAMASIAAIAQVEMKTRRHEDEIGTCISIEGAQVTNQEPVATSPGTQISIKNLFFNTPARRNFLKSNPVEMRHILDEFQRVALAHPGVFFSLHHDGVEIFNLPKGNLKQRIVHLFGNNYNERLVPVEEETTIINLKGYIGKPAFAKKTRGEQFFFVNNRFIKDPYLNHAVSSAFEELLPDDSYPLYVLFIEIDPSKIDVNVHPTKTEIKYLDEKSIYAIMKSAVKRSIGRYNIAPTLDFDQETGFSNMITQKAVEDIVPPSINFNPDFNPFVSDKSSVSGYASSPRNYDAKPSAKNWGSLYDITEQPVVEQTSIYEDETVLETKQKQYMQLHNRYIVSQIKSGLMVIDQQMAHERILYERFLVHLDDRKGASQQSLFPQTITLNANDFELAKSLLDDIKSLGFDVREFGKNTLVVEGVPVDLGSSNINETQLFEQLIEGFKNSQQELKLSKRDSLARSLAKNSAIKAGTSLGQEEMNTLIDELFACKTPNFSVSGKPVIQTITLAELDKKFEKS, translated from the coding sequence ATGACTGATATTATTCACTTATTGCCTGATGCTGTTGCCAATCAGATTGCTGCCGGAGAAGTTGTACAACGACCTGCTTCTGCGGTAAAAGAATTGCTCGAAAATTCGATAGATGCCGGCGCAGATAAAATTCAACTGGTGGTAAAAGATGCCGGTAAGGCGCTGATTCAGATCATTGATAATGGCTGTGGGATGAGTGTTACGGACGCGAGAATGTGTTTTGAGCGCCATGCCACTTCTAAAGTAAAAAAAGCCGAAGATTTATTTGCCATACGTACCATGGGTTTCCGCGGCGAGGCCATGGCTTCTATCGCAGCAATTGCACAGGTAGAAATGAAAACGCGCAGGCATGAGGATGAAATTGGCACCTGTATTTCTATCGAAGGAGCACAGGTAACCAACCAGGAACCTGTAGCCACGTCGCCAGGAACGCAGATTTCGATTAAAAATTTATTTTTCAATACTCCGGCCAGAAGGAATTTCCTGAAAAGTAATCCGGTAGAAATGCGCCACATTCTGGACGAATTTCAACGGGTAGCCCTGGCGCATCCGGGTGTATTTTTTAGTCTGCACCACGATGGTGTGGAGATTTTCAACCTGCCGAAAGGTAATTTAAAACAGCGTATTGTACACCTTTTTGGCAACAACTACAACGAACGTTTGGTTCCGGTTGAAGAGGAAACTACCATCATTAATCTTAAAGGCTATATCGGCAAGCCTGCTTTCGCCAAGAAAACCAGGGGCGAACAATTCTTTTTTGTAAACAACCGTTTTATTAAAGATCCATATTTAAATCATGCGGTAAGTTCGGCTTTTGAGGAGTTATTACCTGATGATAGTTATCCGCTTTACGTGCTGTTTATTGAAATTGATCCTTCAAAAATTGATGTAAACGTTCACCCAACAAAAACAGAGATCAAGTACCTGGATGAAAAATCCATTTATGCGATCATGAAATCGGCGGTAAAACGCTCCATCGGCCGTTATAACATTGCGCCAACCTTAGATTTTGATCAGGAAACGGGCTTTAGCAATATGATTACGCAAAAAGCAGTTGAAGATATTGTGCCACCGAGCATTAATTTCAATCCTGATTTCAACCCTTTTGTCAGCGATAAAAGCTCGGTATCGGGGTATGCCTCATCTCCAAGAAATTATGATGCAAAACCTAGCGCAAAAAACTGGGGTTCGCTTTACGATATTACCGAACAGCCTGTTGTAGAACAAACTTCGATTTATGAGGATGAAACGGTCTTGGAAACGAAGCAAAAGCAGTACATGCAATTGCACAACCGCTATATTGTTTCGCAGATCAAGTCGGGTTTAATGGTTATCGACCAACAAATGGCACACGAGCGGATCCTTTACGAGCGTTTTCTCGTACATCTGGATGACCGAAAAGGTGCATCGCAGCAGAGTTTATTTCCACAAACCATTACACTAAATGCCAACGATTTCGAATTGGCCAAAAGTTTACTGGATGATATAAAAAGTTTGGGCTTTGATGTACGTGAATTTGGAAAAAATACGTTGGTAGTAGAAGGTGTTCCGGTTGATTTAGGGAGCAGCAACATTAACGAAACACAGTTATTTGAACAATTAATTGAGGGCTTTAAGAACTCGCAACAGGAATTAAAACTGAGCAAACGCGACAGCTTAGCCAGAAGTTTGGCAAAAAACAGTGCCATTAAAGCAGGCACAAGCCTTGGTCAGGAAGAAATGAATACGCTGATTGATGAGCTTTTTGCCTGCAAAACCCCTAACTTTAGCGTGAGCGGAAAACCGGTTATCCAAACGATTACTTTAGCGGAACTGGATAAGAAGTTTGAAAAGAGTTAG
- a CDS encoding rhomboid family intramembrane serine protease: MNNIHIPPVVKNLLIINVLFFIGTLVFRPNDGYPFVEWFAVYYFNSPSFKIWQPITYMFMHSPVDYFHIIFNMFALYSFGSILEQRWGAKKFIIFYFVTGLGALALQWAVQSYEVYHVAGHIISDISTYQPRTPAERDLLSEIYFGPMLGASGAIFGLLVGFGMLYPNAELMIMFIPIPVKAKYIIPIYILVELVLGVGKFQGDSVAHYAHLGGALIGFILVKLWKDKNDTFYTLYE; the protein is encoded by the coding sequence ATGAATAACATACATATTCCACCAGTAGTAAAAAACCTACTGATTATTAACGTCTTATTTTTTATCGGTACTTTAGTATTCAGACCTAATGATGGATATCCTTTTGTAGAGTGGTTTGCGGTTTATTATTTTAACTCGCCTAGTTTTAAAATTTGGCAGCCCATTACTTATATGTTTATGCATAGTCCTGTTGATTATTTCCACATCATATTCAACATGTTTGCACTTTACAGTTTCGGCAGCATTTTAGAACAGCGTTGGGGAGCCAAAAAATTTATTATATTCTATTTCGTAACGGGCCTTGGTGCATTGGCACTGCAATGGGCTGTTCAATCTTACGAGGTATATCATGTAGCCGGGCACATCATTTCTGATATATCAACCTATCAACCAAGAACACCTGCAGAAAGAGATCTTTTAAGTGAAATTTACTTTGGCCCAATGCTTGGTGCTTCGGGTGCAATTTTTGGCTTACTGGTAGGTTTTGGAATGCTTTATCCTAATGCTGAATTAATGATTATGTTTATTCCGATTCCGGTAAAGGCGAAGTATATTATTCCAATTTATATTCTGGTTGAACTGGTTTTAGGAGTAGGAAAGTTCCAGGGCGATTCTGTTGCACATTACGCCCACCTGGGTGGTGCTTTAATCGGCTTTATACTCGTTAAATTATGGAAAGATAAAAACGATACATTTTATACACTCTATGAATAA
- a CDS encoding rhomboid family protein, translating to MNNTVKDLKYKVFQSGNPIFFYIGINVLLFLIIAVIGVFSWLSGKGDLISPLVREYVGLPASISKLPERFYTVFTYMFIHDGILHILFNMLGLYWFGSIFMNFLKSRQFHFVYLAGGLFGGLFAVAILNIFPVYAGGLAGVTIVGASAAVMAIIFAAATLVPNYTIMLFIFGEVKIKWIAIVYFVLDFLAIGSVNAGGSLAHIGGALIGFVFIKRLQSGSDWSKLFERKPKLKVVRNEKPVKKPEFKGGVSQQEIDAILDKISTSGYDMLTAVEKEKLFKASKD from the coding sequence ATGAATAATACTGTCAAAGATTTAAAATACAAGGTTTTTCAATCTGGCAACCCAATATTCTTTTACATTGGCATTAATGTGCTGTTGTTTCTTATTATCGCTGTTATTGGTGTATTTAGCTGGCTAAGTGGCAAAGGAGATTTAATCAGTCCGTTAGTTAGGGAGTATGTAGGTTTACCTGCAAGCATTTCTAAATTACCAGAACGTTTTTACACGGTATTTACCTACATGTTTATTCATGACGGGATTCTTCATATCCTGTTCAATATGCTTGGTTTATATTGGTTTGGCAGTATATTCATGAATTTCTTAAAAAGCAGACAGTTCCATTTTGTGTATCTGGCCGGTGGATTATTTGGTGGTTTATTTGCAGTGGCCATCTTGAATATATTCCCGGTATATGCAGGTGGATTAGCCGGTGTAACTATTGTTGGCGCCTCTGCTGCGGTAATGGCCATCATTTTTGCTGCGGCAACGTTGGTTCCCAATTATACCATTATGCTTTTCATTTTTGGGGAAGTTAAAATTAAATGGATCGCCATTGTTTATTTTGTTCTCGATTTTCTAGCCATCGGTTCGGTAAATGCAGGTGGAAGTTTAGCGCATATTGGTGGTGCCCTGATCGGTTTTGTTTTTATTAAACGCTTGCAAAGCGGAAGCGACTGGAGCAAGCTTTTTGAGCGCAAACCAAAACTAAAAGTAGTACGCAACGAAAAACCGGTAAAAAAGCCAGAGTTTAAAGGTGGTGTTTCTCAACAGGAAATTGATGCCATTTTAGATAAAATATCTACTTCTGGATATGATATGTTAACCGCTGTAGAAAAAGAAAAACTGTTTAAGGCAAGTAAAGATTAA
- a CDS encoding endonuclease/exonuclease/phosphatase family protein, whose protein sequence is MATKKKKYSFLDKLLLPIAVALAVALLLGVLAGNMDPRKHALIAFFGLAYPFVLFGNIIFLIWWFLSKKWIFAIATILVIAVGGKTLKATFAIGGDEGPVEKAENSIRMMTYNVHSFKLYGEDNTESVKEKMLQVVKDQNPDIICFQEFFTRYKGAFDTVDSLKALLNTKYYYFVPTNKNDYEATGLAIFSKFPIKNSGKIPFMEGLAGNMSIYADLNIKGKTLRIYNVHFQSISFEKQDYEYLDKVKEMNTQLQPSKRILSMLKNAFLKRSGQVDIMKKEMSTCKTPYLIAGDFNDTPASYVVTQITAGLNNSFIKKGNGFGKTYNGKFPNFQIDYIATSKELEVLNYKITQAKLSDHFPVRSDLRFVP, encoded by the coding sequence ATGGCTACAAAAAAGAAGAAGTACAGTTTTCTGGATAAACTCCTCCTGCCAATCGCAGTGGCACTGGCTGTAGCCTTACTTTTGGGCGTGCTTGCCGGGAACATGGACCCACGTAAACATGCGTTGATTGCTTTTTTTGGCCTGGCCTACCCTTTCGTGCTATTCGGCAATATTATTTTTCTGATCTGGTGGTTTTTAAGCAAAAAATGGATTTTCGCAATCGCTACTATTCTGGTTATTGCTGTCGGAGGTAAAACGTTAAAGGCAACCTTTGCCATCGGTGGTGATGAAGGCCCGGTTGAAAAGGCCGAGAACAGCATCAGGATGATGACCTATAATGTACATAGTTTTAAACTTTACGGCGAAGACAATACCGAATCGGTAAAGGAAAAAATGCTTCAGGTAGTAAAAGATCAAAATCCTGATATTATCTGCTTTCAGGAGTTTTTTACACGTTATAAAGGTGCATTCGATACGGTTGATAGCTTAAAAGCATTGCTGAACACCAAATATTATTATTTCGTTCCAACCAACAAGAATGACTACGAAGCCACTGGTTTGGCCATATTTTCTAAATTCCCGATTAAAAACTCTGGTAAGATCCCTTTTATGGAGGGGCTTGCGGGCAATATGAGCATTTATGCCGATTTAAACATTAAGGGCAAAACCCTTAGGATATACAACGTTCATTTCCAATCTATTTCTTTTGAAAAACAGGATTATGAATACCTGGATAAGGTAAAGGAAATGAATACCCAGCTACAACCATCCAAAAGGATTTTAAGCATGTTAAAAAATGCTTTTTTGAAACGTAGCGGTCAGGTTGATATTATGAAAAAGGAAATGTCTACCTGTAAAACGCCTTACCTCATTGCGGGCGATTTTAACGATACCCCTGCATCTTATGTGGTTACCCAGATTACCGCTGGTTTGAACAATAGTTTTATAAAAAAAGGGAATGGTTTTGGTAAAACCTATAATGGCAAGTTCCCCAATTTTCAGATCGATTATATTGCTACTTCTAAAGAATTAGAGGTGCTGAATTACAAAATTACCCAGGCCAAATTATCCGACCATTTTCCGGTGCGCAGCGATTTAAGGTTTGTGCCTTAA